One window of Camelina sativa cultivar DH55 chromosome 4, Cs, whole genome shotgun sequence genomic DNA carries:
- the LOC104780493 gene encoding serine/threonine-protein phosphatase PP1 isozyme 5-like, protein MPQRGQGSMEPDVLDDIIRRLLDYRNPKAGGTTKQAMLNESEIRQLCFVSKEIFLQQPCLLELAAPVKICGDIHGQYSDLLRLFEYGGFPPAANYLFLGDYVDRGKQSLETICLLLAYKIKYPENFFLLRGNHECASINRIYGFYDECKRRFNVKLWKVFTDTFNCLPVAAVIDEKILCMHGGLSPDLTNVEQIKNIERPTDIPDSGLLCDLLWSDPSKDVSGWGMNDRGVSYTFGADKVAEFLIKNDMDLVCRAHQVVEDGYEFFADRQLVTMFSAPNYCGEFDNAGALMSVDESLMCSFQILKPVDRRPRFF, encoded by the exons ATGCCACAACGAGGTCAGGGAAGCATGGAACCTGATGTTCTCGACGATATCATTAGGCGTTTACTTGATTACAGAAACCCTAAAGCTGGTGGCACGACGAAGCAAGCTATGCTCAACGAGTCTGAGATCCGACAGCTTTGCTTCGTCTCTAAAGAGATTTTTCTTCAGCAGCCTTGTCTTCTTGAGCTCGCTGCCCCTGTTAAGATCTGCG GTGATATTCACGGTCAATACTCAGATTTATTGAGGCTTTTTGAGTATGGTGGTTTCCCTCCTGCAGCAAACTACTTATTCTTAGGGGATTACGTTGACCGCGGGAAGCAGAGTTTGGAGACTATTTGTCTTCTGCTTGCCTACAAGATCAAATACCCTGAAAACTTTTTTCTCTTAAGAGGAAACCATGAGTGTGCGTCTATTAACAGAATCTACGGATTCTATGACGAATGTAAACGAAGATTCAACGTGAAGCTTTGGAAAGTATTTACAGACACTTTTAACTGTCTCCCTGTGGCAGCTGTCATAGATGAAAAGATACTTTGTATGCACGGTGGACTGTCTCCCGATTTGACCAATGTGGAACAGATTAAGAACATAGAGCGTCCAACTGATATTCCAGACTCTGGTTTGCTTTGTGACCTTCTTTGGTCTGATCCTAGTAAAGACGTCAGTGGCTGGGGGATGAATGATCGCGGCGTCTCCTACACTTTTGGCGCTGACAAAGTTGCTGAGTTTCTAATAAAGAACGATATGGATTTAGTCTGTCGTGCCCACCAG GTTGTAGAGGATGGGTATGAGTTCTTTGCTGATAGACAGCTTGTGACTATGTTTTCTGCTCCAAACTACTGTGGTGAATTTGACAATGCGGGTGCATTGATGAGTGTTGACGAAAGTTTAATGTGCTCTTTCCAAATTCTTAAGCCTGTGGATCGGAGGCCGCGGTTCTTTTGA